In a single window of the Candidatus Poribacteria bacterium genome:
- the groL gene encoding chaperonin GroEL (60 kDa chaperone family; promotes refolding of misfolded polypeptides especially under stressful conditions; forms two stacked rings of heptamers to form a barrel-shaped 14mer; ends can be capped by GroES; misfolded proteins enter the barrel where they are refolded when GroES binds), with protein MAAKQLIFDVEARNALKEGADALANAVKVTLGPRGRNVVLQKSFGAPVITSDGVTVAKEIDLPDHYENMGAQLLKSVATKTNDAVGDGTTTATVLAQEIVHEGLKNVAAGADPMQLKIGIDKAAELIVGELQNQSKSVNTSDEIAQVASIAANDNANRSDIGQTVADAMDKVGKDGVITIEDGKSAETEVDIVEGMQFDRGYLSPHFATDPESMIAELEDPLVLINTEKISTVTDLVPVLEKVGQLGRPLLIIAEDIEGEALAVLVVNKLRGGLRVVAVKAPGFGDRRKEMLEDIGILTGGQVISEDIGIRLENVVAGMLGSARRVIVDKDNTTIVGGTGATEDVQARIGQIRQQIEETTSDYDREKLEERLAKLAGGVAVVNVGAATEVEMKERKARFEDALSATRAAVEEGIVTGGGIALLRAGSALEDFHLEGDQETGVNIVRRVLESPIRTIAENAGLEGSVVAAKVKDSEGSYGLNAATGEYGDLLEEGIVDPTKVVRSAIQNGASVAGLLLTTETLITEVEEEPEDHGHHHHGHGHHHH; from the coding sequence ATGGCAGCAAAGCAGCTGATCTTTGATGTAGAAGCACGGAATGCCCTTAAGGAGGGAGCAGATGCGCTAGCCAACGCCGTGAAAGTAACGTTGGGTCCGCGGGGGAGGAACGTTGTTCTCCAGAAATCCTTTGGTGCACCCGTGATTACCAGTGACGGTGTAACGGTGGCTAAAGAAATAGATCTCCCAGATCATTATGAGAATATGGGTGCCCAATTACTGAAATCTGTCGCTACCAAGACCAATGATGCAGTGGGAGATGGTACAACCACGGCAACTGTATTGGCGCAAGAAATCGTTCACGAAGGGCTCAAAAATGTTGCCGCCGGTGCCGATCCGATGCAGCTGAAAATCGGGATTGACAAAGCCGCTGAACTCATCGTTGGAGAACTGCAAAATCAGAGCAAATCGGTCAACACAAGCGACGAGATTGCACAAGTCGCATCAATTGCCGCCAACGATAACGCAAATCGCAGCGACATTGGCCAGACCGTTGCCGATGCAATGGACAAAGTTGGAAAAGATGGCGTAATTACGATTGAAGATGGTAAGAGCGCTGAAACAGAGGTCGATATTGTTGAAGGTATGCAATTTGACCGAGGCTATCTCTCTCCCCATTTTGCGACAGATCCCGAATCTATGATCGCTGAATTGGAGGATCCGCTCGTCCTAATTAACACCGAGAAAATTAGTACAGTTACGGATCTAGTTCCAGTGTTAGAAAAGGTCGGTCAACTTGGGCGTCCGCTGCTCATTATTGCTGAAGACATTGAGGGAGAGGCTTTAGCGGTGTTGGTTGTGAACAAACTGCGTGGTGGACTTAGGGTTGTTGCAGTGAAAGCCCCCGGTTTCGGAGACCGTCGCAAGGAGATGCTTGAAGATATTGGTATTCTGACCGGTGGTCAGGTAATTTCAGAAGACATCGGCATCCGTTTGGAAAATGTAGTGGCCGGTATGCTGGGAAGCGCAAGGCGTGTTATCGTTGACAAAGATAACACAACGATCGTTGGCGGAACCGGTGCTACAGAGGATGTTCAGGCACGGATTGGACAGATTCGACAACAGATCGAGGAAACGACTTCGGATTATGATCGGGAGAAGTTAGAAGAGCGCCTTGCGAAACTCGCCGGTGGTGTTGCCGTTGTTAATGTCGGTGCCGCAACAGAAGTTGAAATGAAGGAAAGAAAGGCACGATTTGAAGATGCCCTGTCTGCAACCCGCGCAGCTGTTGAAGAGGGAATTGTCACAGGTGGTGGTATCGCACTGCTAAGAGCAGGTTCTGCCCTTGAAGACTTTCATCTTGAGGGTGACCAAGAAACCGGCGTGAACATTGTCCGAAGGGTTCTAGAATCGCCTATCCGAACCATTGCGGAAAACGCAGGCTTGGAAGGATCCGTCGTGGCTGCAAAAGTCAAAGACAGTGAGGGAAGTTACGGCTTGAACGCTGCGACCGGAGAGTACGGAGATCTGCTTGAGGAAGGAATCGTTGATCCGACGAAGGTGGTACGATCTGCAATTCAGAACGGTGCGAGCGTCGCAGGACTGCTGTTGACAACCGAGACGTTAATTACAGAGGTGGAGGAAGAGCCAGAAGATCATGGACATCACCACCATGGGCATGGGCACCACCACCATTAA